One Echinicola strongylocentroti DNA window includes the following coding sequences:
- a CDS encoding nucleotidyltransferase family protein encodes MIELVQNKLEEIITACKQHHVESISLFGSAAKNALHENSDIDLLVVFSDDIDVLEYADNYFSLLDKLQEILNRKVDLVSSKSIKNPVLKNEVYKSKVDLYAA; translated from the coding sequence ATGATTGAATTGGTTCAAAATAAACTTGAGGAAATAATAACAGCGTGTAAACAGCACCACGTTGAGTCCATTTCCTTATTTGGGTCAGCTGCAAAAAACGCCCTGCATGAGAACAGCGATATCGATCTGCTCGTTGTTTTTTCAGATGATATCGATGTGTTGGAATATGCCGACAATTACTTTTCATTGTTGGACAAGCTTCAGGAAATCCTGAACAGAAAGGTAGACCTTGTGTCAAGCAAATCTATTAAGAACCCAGTACTCAAGAATGAAGTTTATAAATCAAAAGTAGATTTGTATGCAGCCTAA
- a CDS encoding DUF4133 domain-containing protein, producing MKRYTVNKGVNRPISFKGLQAQYILYLGVGLVVLLLVFAMGYVLGLSFWINGVACGFMGYLLVEGVFRMNLKYGEHGLKKRMAHRRVPMGIKVRDREFIRKSNRKKNG from the coding sequence ATGAAGCGCTATACGGTCAACAAGGGCGTCAACAGGCCGATTTCCTTTAAAGGCCTGCAGGCACAGTATATCCTCTACCTGGGCGTTGGCCTGGTGGTATTGCTGTTGGTATTTGCGATGGGCTATGTGCTGGGCCTATCCTTTTGGATCAACGGGGTGGCCTGTGGCTTTATGGGCTATTTGCTTGTCGAAGGAGTATTCAGGATGAACCTGAAATACGGGGAACATGGCCTGAAAAAGCGGATGGCCCACCGCAGGGTGCCCATGGGGATCAAGGTGCGTGACAGGGAATTTATCAGGAAATCAAACCGTAAAAAAAATGGATAG
- a CDS encoding RteC domain-containing protein, whose translation MAIENYTQQLRQQLDNELSLINLQGRDKLIQLESAFQQAEKILEELNVFVCGYQFESTAEEIHFFKRIKPQFQSESIYYAELFILESNRPLTGKQTQKDYFLEEQRSLKGYMDRHRALHNYMLLDQRHFDAQYFLRRARSDVSMPHGYHSTIDNRCCTVHSIQVSTLQAVLRINAYIQEMLQELDGIKPPEQSPSKLKWTAQKVQLVELIYALKVCNVFNNGEIGIKELARNLEQLLGTKIGDIYRIFQEIRIRKKGRTVFLDSLREKLEGYMEEGDGM comes from the coding sequence ATGGCAATTGAAAACTATACCCAGCAGCTACGTCAACAGCTGGACAATGAACTTTCATTGATCAACCTACAGGGGCGGGACAAGCTTATCCAGTTGGAATCCGCTTTTCAGCAGGCCGAGAAAATCCTGGAGGAATTGAACGTATTCGTTTGTGGGTATCAATTCGAGTCCACAGCTGAAGAAATCCATTTTTTCAAACGTATAAAACCACAATTCCAGTCCGAATCCATCTATTATGCAGAACTGTTTATCCTCGAATCCAACCGGCCGCTCACCGGTAAGCAAACACAAAAGGACTACTTTCTGGAGGAGCAGCGAAGCCTTAAAGGTTATATGGACAGGCACCGGGCATTGCACAATTACATGCTGCTCGACCAGCGCCATTTTGATGCACAGTATTTTCTACGTAGGGCCAGAAGCGATGTGAGCATGCCCCACGGGTACCATAGTACCATCGACAATCGCTGCTGCACCGTGCACAGTATACAGGTAAGTACGCTACAGGCCGTGTTACGGATCAATGCCTATATCCAGGAAATGCTGCAGGAACTGGATGGGATAAAACCGCCTGAGCAATCTCCCTCCAAACTCAAATGGACCGCCCAGAAAGTCCAATTGGTAGAACTGATCTACGCCCTAAAAGTGTGCAACGTGTTCAACAACGGGGAGATCGGTATCAAGGAACTTGCCCGGAACCTGGAGCAATTGTTGGGAACCAAAATAGGGGATATCTACCGGATATTCCAGGAAATCCGTATCCGTAAAAAAGGCAGGACGGTGTTCTTGGACAGCCTCCGGGAGAAATTGGAAGGGTATATGGAGGAGGGGGATGGCATGTAG
- a CDS encoding HepT-like ribonuclease domain-containing protein codes for MQPKLLKYILDIESVIEEIEFIKQKTQNNFKNFSDNIILQRAVERDLEIIGEAVRKMIEIAPNITITASKNIIGLRNIISHAYDSVEPEMLWGIIQKNIPVLAEEIRSLKGT; via the coding sequence ATGCAGCCTAAACTACTCAAATACATTTTGGACATTGAAAGTGTTATTGAGGAGATCGAATTTATAAAGCAAAAAACCCAAAACAATTTTAAAAATTTTTCTGATAACATCATTTTGCAGCGCGCAGTTGAGCGGGATTTGGAAATTATCGGGGAAGCGGTGCGAAAAATGATCGAAATTGCCCCCAATATCACCATTACAGCTTCCAAAAACATTATTGGATTAAGAAATATAATTTCACATGCTTATGACTCGGTCGAACCTGAAATGTTGTGGGGAATAATTCAAAAGAACATTCCTGTTTTGGCCGAGGAAATCCGAAGTTTGAAAGGTACATAA
- a CDS encoding DUF4134 domain-containing protein — MTNNQLSKGMLVLMLTGISLPAIGQDGNAGIMEATTKVRSYFQSGVNLMYAIGAIVGLIGAVKVFNKWNSGEPDTGKVAAAWFGSCVFLVIVATVLTSFFG, encoded by the coding sequence ATGACAAACAACCAACTCAGTAAAGGGATGCTTGTACTAATGCTTACGGGCATTTCATTGCCAGCAATCGGGCAGGACGGCAATGCCGGCATTATGGAAGCCACCACCAAGGTGCGGAGCTACTTCCAGTCGGGCGTGAACCTGATGTACGCCATCGGTGCCATCGTCGGCCTGATAGGGGCCGTAAAGGTCTTCAACAAGTGGAATTCAGGTGAACCGGATACCGGAAAAGTGGCCGCAGCATGGTTCGGCAGCTGCGTGTTTCTGGTCATCGTGGCCACGGTACTCACCAGCTTCTTTGGTTGA
- a CDS encoding DUF6252 family protein — translation MKSILYLIILLVFAMCTACDLNFFGKESEPKTELEKLPPITQTGENTFGCLVKGKAMFSKNTLFATAIYQGGFIQIHSSMDIGDTTQNVSIIIPDPFEEYIDYNLSGEAPSNRAKYLKYNDHNECRYEAEDTFDGLINFSRIDKTNFIVSGTFEFSTVSGTCDTVRITDGRFDIKYSP, via the coding sequence ATGAAAAGTATCCTCTACCTTATTATTTTACTGGTTTTTGCCATGTGTACTGCATGTGACCTAAATTTTTTCGGCAAGGAAAGCGAGCCAAAAACGGAATTGGAAAAGCTTCCCCCTATTACCCAAACCGGAGAAAATACCTTTGGTTGTTTAGTAAAGGGGAAGGCAATGTTTTCTAAAAACACCTTATTTGCTACGGCCATATACCAGGGAGGATTTATACAAATCCATAGCAGTATGGATATTGGTGATACCACACAAAATGTTAGTATAATTATCCCTGATCCTTTCGAGGAATACATTGATTATAATCTTTCAGGTGAAGCACCTTCGAATAGAGCCAAATATTTGAAATACAACGACCATAACGAGTGTCGCTATGAGGCAGAAGATACTTTTGATGGATTAATTAATTTTTCAAGAATTGACAAGACCAACTTTATTGTTTCAGGGACATTTGAGTTTTCTACTGTTAGTGGAACCTGTGATACTGTACGGATAACGGACGGACGATTTGATATAAAATACAGTCCGTGA